In Papaver somniferum cultivar HN1 chromosome 1, ASM357369v1, whole genome shotgun sequence, a genomic segment contains:
- the LOC113311704 gene encoding uncharacterized protein LOC113311704 yields MDSVSWKWLLLSMLFISWARSALCVVDGIKGGKVRGVNLGNWLVVDGWMSKPSLFEGIANRDMLDGAEFRLKSVSLNKYVSAKEGGGAGVFVDQDKGDSWETFKLWRVSPSEYQFRALKGQFLSCTGKGASVTATSKSPSLNETFTIERSSYGRVIIKHSSGVYLQASSKNELKADYVGKPGFTDGNAAIFNMTFVGNYLQGEYQLSNGHGPKNATKVLTEHRNSYVTRDDFQFLREHGINTVRIPVGWWITKDPNPPAPYVGGSLAALDNAFKWAQEFGLKCIIVLYAAPGSQNGKQHTSSRDGSIDWPISDNIQQSLDAIEFLASKYGNNSALLGISLLNEPHSPDVPFNTLQKYYNDGYDIVRKHSTTAYVIMCQLRGDDGADPDPAVLYNANTGNGKSNVVVDLLYYNLYPSLANMSLQENINYLYGTRKTQMNSLNAAEGPLVFIGEWVNEFGRGKWSQKEYQKYGSAQLDVYGSASFGWAYWTLKNDVVETWSFMWIINNNYFQLTAGGMAIVWKIIVPVFISVATIMCVLGYIYRVKRNRTRKRGALKGLQGVITDLLKSKATYNDRPDNSFDDGKTEGETQELQIFNYACLSNATNNFCLKNKLGEGGFGPVYKGKLQNQKEIAVKRLSKHSGQGIEEFKNEVVLISKLQHRNLVRLLGCCIRGAQYMLIYEYMPKGSLDTFLFDPSKKAQLDWAKRFNIIGGIARGLLYLHRDSRLRVIHRDLKVSNILLDENMTPKISDFGMARIFGGDQIIAETNRVVGTFGYMSPEYVMGGTFSEKSDVFSFGVLILEIVSSKRNNSFYKPEQPSNLLLHTWELWNEGKWPEVVDEALGDLYSSSEVIKCIHIGLLCVQNRAIDRPTMAEVDIMLTSETNRPSPKEPPYTFPASSDKPDSGLTSCSSNDVTVTAVEGR; encoded by the exons ATGGATTCTGTTTCTTGGAAATGGCTTTTACTTTCAATGCTTTTCATTTCTTGGGCACGCTCCG CTTTGTGCGTCGTGGATGGAATTAAGGGTGGGAAAGTAAGAGGTGTGAACTTGGGTAATTGGTTGGTTGTTGATGGATGGATGAGTAAACCTTCACTCTTTGAGGGCATTGCCAATCGAGATATGCTT GACGGAGCAGAGTTCCGGTTGAAATCTGTGAGCTTAAATAAGTATGTAAGTGCAAAGGAGGGAGGAGGTGCAGGCGTCTTTGTCGACCAAGACAAAGGCGATTCTTGGGAAACTTTCAAA TTATGGAGGGTATCTCCATCGGAATATCAGTTTCGTGCTCTAAAAGGACAGTTTCTATCCTGTACTGGAAAAGGGGCCTCTGTCACCGCAACATCAAAATCACCGTCTTTGAATGAAACATTTACTATCGAAAGATCTAGCTATGGTCGAGTTATTATTAAACATTCTAGCGGTGTATATCTGCAG GCATCTTCTAAAAATGAGCTCAAAGCAGACTATGTTGGGAAGCCAGGATTTACTGATGGTAACGCAGCTATATTTAATATGACTTTTGTTGGTAACTATTTGCAAGGAGAGTACCAGCTCTCCAATGGGCATGGACCAAAAAATGCAACAAAAGTGCTTACG GAACATAGGAACAGCTATGTTACTCGAGACGACTTTCAGTTTCTTAGAGAACATGGTATAAACACTGTGAGGATTCCTGTTGGGTGGTGGATTACCAAAGATCCCAATCCACCAGCCCCTTATGTTGGGGGAAGTTTGGCAGCTCTAGATAATGCATTCAAATGGGCACA GGAGTTTGGCTTAAAATGCATAATCGTTCTTTACGCAGCTCCTGGTTCCCAAAATGGAAAGCAACACACTTCTAGTCGTGATGGTTCTATTGACTggccgatatccgataatattcaGCAAAGCCTTGATGCTATAGAATTCCTAGCTTCCAA GTACGGGAACAATTCAGCTCTATTGGGGATATCCCTTTTGAATGAACCACATTCTCCTGATGTACCTTTCAATACCTTACAAAAGTACTACAACGACGGATATGACATTGTAAGGAAACATTCAACCACAGCTTACGTAATAATGTGTCAGTTGAGAGGAGATGATGGTGCAGACCCAGACCCAGCAGTGCTTTATAACGCTAACACTGGTAATGGCAAGTCAAACGTTGTGGTGGACTTGCTCTACTATAATCTATATCCTTCATTAGCTAATATGAGCCTACAGGAGAATATCAATTACTTATATGGTACTAGGAAAACTCAAATGAATTCCCTAAACGCCGCTGAGGGACCATTGGTGTTTATTG GGGAATGGGTGAACGAATTTGGCAGAGGCAAGTGGTCTCAGAAGGAATATCAAAAGTATGGTAGTGCACAGTTAGATGTGTATGGTTCAGCTTCTTTTGGATGGGCATATTGGACACTCAAGAATGATGTTGTGGAGACATGGTCTTTCATGTggatcatcaacaacaattacttCCAGTTAACTGCAG GCGGAATGGCGATAGTTTGGAAGATCATCGTACCTGTTTTCATTTCGGTGGCAACTATTATGTGCGTCTTAGGCTACATTTACCGGGTCAAGAGAAATAGGACTCGTAAAAGAG GAGCATTGAAAGGACTCCAGGGGGTGATAACAGATTTGCTGAAATCCAAGGCTACCTACAATGATAGGCCAGATAACTCGTTTGATGATGGTAAAACAGAAGGAGAAACACAGGAATTGCAAATATTTAACTATGCTTGTTTATCCAATGCTACAAACAATTTCTGCTTGAAAAATAAATTGGGTGAAGGAGGTTTTGGGCCAGTTTATAAG GGTAAGTTGCAGAACCAGAAGGAAATAGCAGTGAAACGACTGTCTAAACACTCTGGACAGGGTATTGAAGAGTTCAAGAACGAGGTTGTATTGATCTCCAAACTTCAACACCGTAACCTTGTGAGACTTTTGGGTTGCTGCATTAGAGGAGCACAGTACATGTTAATTTATGAATACATGCCCAAGGGTAGCCTGGATACGTTTCTATTTG ATCCAAGTAAGAAAGCACAACTAGATTGGGCTAAGCGCTTCAATATTATTGGAGGAATTGCTCGGGGCCTGCTTTACCTTCACCGTGATTCTCGTTTAAGAGTTATTCATAGAGATCTCAAAGTCAGTAATATTTTATTGGATGAAAATATGACCCCGAAAATTTCAGACTTTGGAATGGCACGCATATTTGGTGGCGATCAAATTATTGCAGAAACTAACCGGGTTGTTGGTACATT TGGTTATATGTCTCCAGAGTATGTAATGGGCGGCACATTTTCGGAAAAGTCAGATGTGTTCAGTTTCGGAGTGTTGATACTAGAAATTGTGAGCAGTAAGAGAAATAACAGCTTTTACAAACCTGAACAACCTTCAAACCTCCTACTTCAT ACTTGGGAACTTTGGAATGAAGGGAAGTGGCCAGAGGTTGTGGACGAGGCTTTGGGTGATTTGTATTCTTCATCAGAAGTGATAAAATGTATACATATTGGTTTATTATGTGTTCAAAATAGAGCAATAGACAGGCCAACCATGGCTGAAGTAGATATCATGCTTACCAGTGAGACTAATCGTCCATCTCCGAAAGAACCTCCGTATACTTTCCCGGCATCATCAGATAAGCCAGATTCGGGGCTAACTAGCTGCTCAAGTAATGATGTCACTGTCACCGCAGTTGAAGGTCGATAG